A window of the Arachis duranensis cultivar V14167 chromosome 5, aradu.V14167.gnm2.J7QH, whole genome shotgun sequence genome harbors these coding sequences:
- the LOC107488367 gene encoding pentatricopeptide repeat-containing protein At3g18110, chloroplastic, producing MSLSGSALLSITPITSSSSLPRRRDSKKSSSCSNLPSRHTATVPYLASTSSSSAATIIDNDTDFSSEPNPCNDSDCVTVESAKFTYSRASPSIRWPHLKLSELYPSAQTQLPVASPMEESHVEGPERPDSGEPLGVSDEAQETLGRPSRNRVKKMNKLALKRAKDWRERVKYLTDRILALKPEEYVADVLDDRKVQMTPTDFCFVVKWVGQASWQRALEVYEWLNLRHWYSPNARMLATILAVLGKANQEELAVEIFIRAESSIEDTVQVYNAMMGVYARNGRFNKVKELLDLMRKRGCEPDLVSFNTLINARMKSGAMVPNLAFQLLEEVRRSGVRPDIITYNTLISACSRESNLEEATMIFKDMENHHCQPDLWTYNAMISVYGRCGFARKAEQLFKELESKGFFPDAVTYNSLLYAFSKEGNVEKVRDIHEEMVKVGFGKDEMTYNTIIHMYGKQGKHDQALQLYNDMKSSGRSPDAVTYTVLIDSLGKANKIDEAANVMSEMLDAGVKPTLHTYSALICGYAKAGKKVEAEATFNCMRRSGIKADCLAYSVMLDVFLRFNEVKKALTLYKEMIREGFTPDDGLYEVMLKVLVRENMCDVVDRVIRDMEEISGMSPQVISSVLVNAGCYDDAAKMLKLSISNGYELDHENFLSILGSYSSSARYSEACELLEFLRGHAPDNTQMITEALIIILCKAKKLDAALEEYRSKGGMGLFRSCTMYESLIQECMQNELFDVASQIFCDMRFRGVVPSEYLYQGMVSVYCRIGLPETAHHLLYHVENKGSVVDNTSLYIVIIQTYGKLKLWQKAESLVGSIRQRCSKVDRKVWNALIHAYALSGCYERARAIFNTMMRDGPSPTVDSINGLLQALIVDRRLNELYVVIQELQDMGFKMSKSSILLMLEAFAQAGNLFEVQKVYHGMKAAGYFPTMHLYRIMVGLMCKFKRVRDVEAMLCEMEEAGFKPDLQIYNSVLKLYLGIEDFKNMARIYQKIQDADLKPDEETYNTLIIMYCRDHRAEEGISLMHEMRRLGVEPKPDTYRSLTAAFCKQQLVEQAEELFEELRSNGYKMDRSFYHLMMKMYRTSGDHRKAESLLAMMKEAGIEPTIATMHLLMVSYGQSGQPEEAEKVLKNLTTSGQVVDTLPYSSVIDAYLRKGDYKAGIEKLTEMKEASIEPDHRIWTCFIRAASLCEGVNEAINLLNALQASGFDLPIRLLREKSESRVAEVDQCLERLEPLEDDAAFNFVNALVDLLWAFELRATASWVFQLAIKRRIYCHDIFRVADRDWGADFRKLSAGSALVGLTLWLDHMQDASLQGDPESPKSVVLITGTAEYNMVSLNSTLKACLWEMGSPFLPCKTRHGVLVAKAHSLRMWLKDSPFCLDLELKDAPGLPDLNSMRLIEGCFIRRGLVPAFKDITSRFEVVSPKKFSRLALLPDDKRDKAIHAYTDGKKERLEKERLKAKQIVDPKKLKKIKKIKQIRKRKYIREALTPNLIGKQRTFVPISEKQTM from the exons ATGTCTTTGTCGGGCTCGGCACTGCTGAGCATTACACCCATAACCTCCTCATCGTCGCTTCCCCGCCGAAGAGACTCAAAAAAGTCTTCATCTTGTTCCAACCTTCCTTCAAGGCACACTGCGACTGTTCCTTACCTAgcttcaacttcttcttcttctgctgcTACTATCATTGATAATGATACCGATTTCTCTTCAGAACCCAATCCTTGCAATGACAGTGATTGTGTCACTGTTGAGAGTGCCAAGTTTACATATAGCAGAGCATCACCTTCAATTAGATGGCCCCACTTGAAGCTCTCCGAGCTTTACCCCTCTGCACAGACCCAGTTACCCGTTGCTTCTCCCATGGAAGAAAGTCACGTAGAGGGACCCGAAAGACCAGATTCTGGTGAGCCTTTGGGTGTGAGCGATGAAGCGCAAGAAACATTGGGGAGACCTAGCAGGAATAGGGTAAAAAAGATGAACAAATTGGCACTGAAGAGAGCAAAGGATTGGAGGGAGAGAGTGAAATACTTGACTGATAGGATTCTTGCATTGAAGCCTGAGGAGTACGTGGCTGATGTGTTGGATGATAGAAAAGTTCAGATGACGCCCACGGATTTTTGCTTTGTGGTAAAATGGGTTGGGCAAGCAAGCTGGCAAAGAGCTCTTGAGGTCTATGAGTGGTTGAATTTGAGGCACTGGTACTCGCCGAATGCGAGGATGCTTGCGACTATCTTAGCTGTGCTGGGAAAGGCTAATCAAGAAGAGTTGGCGGTTGAAATCTTCATTCGAGCTGAGTCGTCCATAGAGGATACAGTCCAAGTGTACAATGCCATGATGGGTGTTTATGCCAGGAATGGCAGGTTCAACAAGGTAAAGGAACTGCTCGATTTAATGCGCAAAAGAGGGTGCGAGCCGGACCTGGTGAGTTTCAATACTTTGATCAATGCCAGGATGAAATCTGGTGCAATGGTGCCTAATTTAGCTTTTCAGCTTTTAGAGGAGGTTAGGAGGTCTGGTGTTAGACCAGACATTATAACTTATAATACTCTTATTAGTGCTTGCTCAAGGGAGTCGAATTTGGAGGAGGCAACTATGATTTTTAAGGATATGGAGAACCACCATTGTCAACCTGACCTGTGGACTTATAATGCTATGATTTCGGTATATGGTAGATGTGGGTTTGCTAGGAAAGCTGAACAACTATTTAAAGAATTGGAATCTAAAGGGTTTTTCCCTGATGCAGTAACTTATAATTCTCTGTTGTATGCTTTTTCAAAGGAGGGAAATGTTGAAAAAGTAAGGGATATTCATGAGGAAATGGTAAAAGTGGGGTTCGGGAAGGATGAGATGACATACAACACTATTATACACATGTATGGAAAGCAGGGGAAGCATGATCAGGCGCTGCAGCTTTACAATGACATGAAATCTTCTGGTAGGAGTCCTGATGCAGTTACCTACACTGTTTTGATTGATTCACTTGGAAAAGCAAATAAAATCGACGAAGCTGCAAATGTAATGTCAGAGATGTTGGATGCAGGAGTTAAGCCTACTTTGCACACATATAGTGCTTTAATTTGTGGTTATGCAAAGGCTGGAAAAAAAGTAGAGGCTGAAGCTACATTTAATTGCATGCGTCGGTCAGGAATCAAAGCTGATTGTCTAGCATACTCAGTTATGTTGGATGTCTTTCTTAGATTCAATGAGGTTAAAAAGGCTTTGACATTGTATAAGGAAATGATTCGCGAAGGCTTTACACCAGATGATGGCCTCTATGAGGTCATGCTAAAAGTGCTTGTGAGAGAAAATATGTGTGATGTTGTTGATAGAGTTATTAGAGATATGGAAGAAATCAGTGGCATGAGTCCACAAGTTATTTCATCCGTTCTTGTTAATGCAGGGTGTTATGATGATGCTGCTAAAATGTTGAAACTTTCTATCAGCAATGGCTATGAATTAGATCATGagaattttttatctattttgggTTCATATAGCTCATCTGCTAGATATTCAGAAGCATGTGAACTACTTGAATTCTTGAGAGGTCATGCTCCAGACAATACTCAAATGATCACTGAAGCACTCATCATTATACTTTGCAAGGCTAAAAAGCTTGATGCGGCCTTGGAGGAGTACAGAAGTAAAGGAGGAATGGGTTTATTCAGAAGTTGTACAATGTATGAATCTCTGATTCAGGAATGCATGCAGAATGAACTATTCGATGTAGCTTCTCAGATTTTTTGTGACATGAGGTTCAGAGGTGTTGTGCCATCTGAATATCTCTACCAAGGTATGGTATCTGTCTACTGTAGAATTGGATTACCCGAGACAGCCCACCACTTGTTGTATCATGTCGAAAACAAAGGTAGTGTAGTTGATAACACGTCTCTTTATATTGTTATCATTCAAACATATGGGAAGTTAAAGTTATGGCAAAAGGCAGAAAGTTTAGTGGGAAGTATTAGGCAAAGATGTTCAAAAGTGGATAGAAAGGTCTGGAATGCTTTAATTCATGCTTATGCATTAAGTGGCTGTTATGAGCGCGCTAGAGCTATATTCAATACAATGATGAGAGACGGTCCTTCGCCAACTGTAGATTCCATAAATGGTCTGTTACAAGCGTTAATTGTAGATCGGAGGCTGAATGAGCTTTACGTGGTGATCCAGGAGCTGCAAGACATGGGGTTCAAGATGAGTAAAAGTTCTATTCTTTTGATGCTTGAAGCATTTGCACAGGCTGGAAACTTATTCGAGGTGCAAAAAGTGTACCATGGAATGAAAGCTGCTGGTTATTTTCCGACCATGCATCTCTACAGAATTATGGTTGGATTGATGTGCAAGTTCAAAAGAGTAAGGGATGTAGAAGCCATGTTATGTGAGATGGAAGAGGCAGGATTTAAGCCTGATcttcaaatttataattctGTATTGAAGTTATATTTAGGAAttgaagattttaaaaacatggcTAGAATCTACCAAAAGATTCAAGATGCTGATCTTAAACCAGATGAGGAAACATATAATACATTAATTATAATGTACTGCAGAGACCATAGAGCAGAAGAAGGTATCTCTCTGATGCATGAAATGAGAAGACTTGGCGTGGAACCTAAGCCGGATACATACAGAAGCTTGACAGCAGCATTTTGTAAGCAACAATTGGTTGAACAAGCAGAGGAACTTTTTGAAGAGCTTCGATCGAATGGTTATAAAATGGACCGCTCTTTTTATCATTTAATGATGAAAATGTATAGGACTTCCGGGGATCATCGGAAGGCTGAAAGTCTTCTGGCTATGATGAAAGAAGCTGGGATAGAGCCCACTATTGCCACCATGCATTTACTTATGGTTTCTTATGGTCAATCGGGGCAGCCTGAAGAAGCGGAGAAAGTCCTGAAAAACTTGACAACATCTGGACAGGTTGTTGATACTCTACCTTACAGCTCTGTTATTGATGCATATCTGAGAAAAGGAGATTATAAAGCTGGAATCGAGAAGCTCACAGAGATGAAGGAAGCATCCATAGAACCAGACCATCGAATATGGACATGCTTTATCAGAGCTGCGAGCTTGTGCGAGGGAGTAAATGAAGCCATTAATCTTTTAAATGCACTCCAAGCTTCCGGATTTGATCTCCCAATCAG GCTTCTAAGAGAAAAATCCGAGTCACGTGTTGCAGAGGTGGACCAATGTCTGGAGAGACTAGAACCTCTTGAAGACGATGCAGCTTTTAACTTTGTCAATGCTCTGGTTGATCTGTTGTGGGCATTCGAACTCCGGGCCACTGCATCATGGGTTTTCCAATTGGCAATCAAGAGAAGAATTTATTGCCATGATATCTTTCG AGTCGCGGATAGAGACTGGGGAGCTGATTTTAGAAAACTATCTGCTGGTTCAGCTCTAGTTGGTCTTACTTTATGGCTTGACCACATGCAG GATGCCTCGTTGCAAGGCGATCCAGAGTCACCGAAATCAGTTGTACTTATAACAGGAACTGCAGAATACAACATGGTATCACTCAATAGCACATTGAAGGCATGCCTTTGGGAAATGGGATCGCCTTTCCTTCCGTGCAAGACAAGACACGGTGTCCTTGTGGCCAAGGCTCACTCCCTAAGAATGTGGTTGAAAGACTCGCCGTTCTGTTTGGATCTCGAGCTAAAAGATGCCCCGGGTCTCCCCGATCTAAACTCCATGCGGCTCATTGAAGGATGCTTCATAAGGCGCGGCCTTGTTCCAGCATTCAAGGACATTACCTCAAGATTCGAAGTAGTGAGTCCCAAGAAATTTTCCAGATTGGCCTTGTTACCGGACGACAAGAGAGACAAAGCAATTCATGCTTATACTGATGGAAAGAAAGAGAGATTGGAGAAAGAGAGACtaaaagcaaagcaaattgtTGATCCCAAAAAGTTGAAGAAGATTAAGAAGATTAAGCAGATTAGAAAGAGGAAATACATTAGGGAAGCTTTGACACCCAATTTAATTGGGAAACAAAGAACTTTCGTTCCTATTAGTGAAAAACAAACAATGTAA
- the LOC107488366 gene encoding protein PLANT CADMIUM RESISTANCE 10 isoform X1 — protein sequence MKNQHGYVPPSYIPLGQSESEAANLTPQKSSEQQASSNGSNQMQTQWSSGICACCDDMQSCFIGFICPCFLFGKNAEFLGSGTFLGSCVTHFLLWSLVNTACCFLTDGLCLALPGCLVSCYACHYRKTLRTKFDLPEAPCGDFVTHFFCHLCAICQEYREIRERSGDSAPTDMKLAVVTAPPIQTMQSDSEQ from the exons ATGAAGAACCAGCATGGTTATGTGCCACCTTCTTACATACCTTTGGGCCAATCGGAGTCGGAGGCAGCGAATCTCACACCACAGAAGAGCAGCGAACAACAAGCAAGTAGCAATGGATCAAACCAGATGCAGACTCAGTGGTCTTCTGGAATCTGTGCCTGTTGCGATGATATGCAGAGCT GCTTTATAGGGTTTATTTGTCCATGCTTTCTCTTTGGGAAGAATGCTGAGTTTCTGGGTTCTGGAACCTTCCTGGGATCATGTGTTACACATTTTCTGTTATGGTCTTTGGTTAATACAGCCTGCTGCTTTTTAACTGATGGATTGTGTTTGGCACTACCTGGATGCCTTGTTTCGTGCTATGCTTGTCACTACCGCAAGACCTTAAGGACAAAGTTTGATTTGCCG GAAGCACCCTGTGGGGATTTTGTTACCCATTTTTTCTGTCATCTGTGCGCCATCTGTCAAGAGTACCGTGAAATCCGCGAAAGATCTGGGGATAGTGCACCGACCGACATGAAGCTTGCTGTAGTGACAGCCCCACCTATACAAACAATGCAGTCGGATTCCGAGCAGTAA
- the LOC107488366 gene encoding protein PLANT CADMIUM RESISTANCE 10 isoform X2 → MKNQHGYVPPSYIPLGQSESEAANLTPQKSSEQQASSNGSNQMQTQWSSGICACCDDMQSCFIGFICPCFLFGKNAEFLGSGTFLGSCVTHFLLWSLVNTACCFLTDGLCLALPGCLVSCYACHYRKTLRTKFDLPHPVGILLPIFSVICAPSVKSTVKSAKDLGIVHRPT, encoded by the exons ATGAAGAACCAGCATGGTTATGTGCCACCTTCTTACATACCTTTGGGCCAATCGGAGTCGGAGGCAGCGAATCTCACACCACAGAAGAGCAGCGAACAACAAGCAAGTAGCAATGGATCAAACCAGATGCAGACTCAGTGGTCTTCTGGAATCTGTGCCTGTTGCGATGATATGCAGAGCT GCTTTATAGGGTTTATTTGTCCATGCTTTCTCTTTGGGAAGAATGCTGAGTTTCTGGGTTCTGGAACCTTCCTGGGATCATGTGTTACACATTTTCTGTTATGGTCTTTGGTTAATACAGCCTGCTGCTTTTTAACTGATGGATTGTGTTTGGCACTACCTGGATGCCTTGTTTCGTGCTATGCTTGTCACTACCGCAAGACCTTAAGGACAAAGTTTGATTTGCCG CACCCTGTGGGGATTTTGTTACCCATTTTTTCTGTCATCTGTGCGCCATCTGTCAAGAGTACCGTGAAATCCGCGAAAGATCTGGGGATAGTGCACCGACCGACATGA